The DNA window CAATATTCTCAAGATATTTGGAATTCCCTTCAAAAGTGACTTTGGTGCATATAATAAAGTACTATTCAATTGTATACCAAGATTCAATCCTTAGAAATAATTCTGAATTCTTCTATGAATGAGAGAAATACATACAGATTTTACTCCTTTTAGTTCATTTGCACATCTTCAAGCTGCCACAAATTAAGCTCAAACTTCTCGGTTTTATGCTCTTGGCATTAGGAAGTTGGTCGCATAGATACCCACAAGAACGGATGCGAGTATAATCGATGCGTTGAACGACATCGAAGGGAAGGAGCTTGAGAGTCATCTTGTTCACTGAAGCATCATAATGGTAGCCTTTCTGATGTGTCTGAACATTTAGAGTCAAGATTTGATCCATTTACAAGATAAGCTGCAGTAGAAAGAAACTAGAGTTTTCACCCCTGCATCTCAGATTCCCTCTCGCGTCGATAAACATATACAGAATCACTATACACGACTCGTCCGACCCTTCTATTTCTCCTAGATCTTCTACTAActattctcttcttttctctttcgaCGACGGGTGATGTCGTGGGAACAAAATGGATACAGATCAATGGCAATAAAGCTGCAATGAACTGTATCAAAATCCCCACAGGCAAGCTTGAGTAGTTTCCTGATCTTATTCCAATCAAAGAAGCCAACCCGATGCCGAAAAAACCACCAACTATCGAAGACAAGCACACCGCCGAAGCGAAAAATGAAATCAGAGATCCTTCACAACCTTTTGGACTTAAGCTTGCAAAGAGTACTGAAAATGGTAAAAGCTTAAACTGTGCAATGGTTTCGGCCAAACCCGAAAAACAAAGAGCAAACAACTCATTGGAAATGCCCAGCTTTAGATTTATCTGATTCACCAAAACAATGTCGAGGAGAAAGGAAGACGCGTACAAAATCTGCACCATGCCAATTAGCTTCTTCATGGATACTCGTTTCCAATAGCGGTCGTAAAGTACGGTGACCGAAAGAAGAACCAATTGGCTAACCACTCTAGACATGCCAATTATGGAAGGATCAAGATGAAGGCATTGTGTTTGATAGCAAAATATAGAGCCTGTTAGAAGAGGGACCATGGCAATGGAAGCCACAATCCAAGCCAGCGGTCGAAATATACTCGGATCACGAATAGCCGTTACAAGGTCCGACATCTGATTTCTAACATTTTCCATGATTGATTTACCATGAACATCAGGCTCTGGAAGTTGCAGCAAACCAAGGGATTCCTCTCTAGTTGctgatgaaattgaaagttgGAGAGAAAGTAGaatagaaaagagaagaaacatCTTTCTAGGTGGTGAACTCAGTAAGTTATATCCACCAAGGAAGTTGCCTAAGACACCACCAACAGCTAAAGCCATGAAAGTATAAGATTGAAGGCcacaaattttgtttgtttggccAAATTCTGCAACAAGTGCATCTTTTGCAACTTCTGTTATGGATGCTCCAAGATTACTTAGAAGAACACATGCCATTAAAGCAGGAAGGGCTTCCCCTGCCACAGGGATCAATGCCAGAAATCCCCAAGATAGGACCTGCAACAGCACTGAGAAGCTTCTCAATTAGGCTTCATCACAATGCACATAAATATACCCAAAACAATGGGTCAAgcatacatctccattggtacgaggccttttggagaaaccaaaagcaaaaccacatagacaatatcatactattgtggaggtccgtcattcctaacatggtatcagagccatgccttTAACCTatccatgtcaatagaatcctcaaatgtcgagcAAAGAAGTTATGAGCCTAAAaagtatagtcaaaagtgactcaagagaaggagtcgagcctggATTAAGGGGaagttgttcgagggctcatAGGCCTCgtgggaggctctatagtgtactttgttcgaggagaggattgctgaggatggttgggagggagtccctcgtgatcatggatttataaagtaaggaatacatggggaagcctaaagcaaagccctaaagcaaagccacgagagcttatgcttaaagtggacaatatcataccgttGTGAGGTTCTTCACCCATCTTTACTTTGGAATAAGATTGAGTAATAGTTACATTATTGATTAAACTGAACGCAGAAGGGAATCTAATGCAGGATGAactggaaaagaaaagaataaagaatgaagaaaagaactCCAAACAAGAAATAcagaaatgaaatgaacaagaacatggttgaaattcaaagagaaaCCCAACATACCTCCAATTGAAACATAAGGAACTCTACGAGCACCACCAATATACAGAGCATCAGACAGAATTCCATACAAGGGTTTAGCAACCATAGGAAGGTTTCCAGAATTCTGCACCAGTTGCAATATGGAAGGATGAAGATTAAGGTAATGAGCCATGTGAAAGTTAAGAGCCAGCCATGGAAAGCACCTAAACCCCTGCACCCAATACCCAAGCCCACAGAGCAGCAACATTTGATAGCTACCCACAAGAGGAAACTCTCTTTTTCTGCCAttcccttctcttttcttcgCCTCTCTATACAAAACATGACCTGGGTTGCTCTCCACAAGCGTGTTGATGAAAATGCCTGTGGGTTTTGATGGGTTTTCGAAGATATTGGGGTTTCGATGGTGCAAACAGAGAATGTGCTTGGGAAAATAGAGCGGTGGCCTTCGTGGGGATCTGGGAAACGTGGGTTTCAGAGAGGGAAACGGAAAATCAGGGGCAATTAATGAACAAATCATGGCTGGGGGAGATTGAAATTGGAGAAAAATTAATGGGTCGCTAATGATCTGTTCTTAAAACGGGATTTTGGAAGAGGCAGAGGAAGAGACAAAGGGAAGGATCTAGAAAGGTGAAGAGAAGGGTTTGGGGGAATCAAGAAATTTATGGTGTTTACAATGGGAAGGaatggaaggagaaagaagaagaagagtggaGCGCAGAGGTTTCCGGCTGAAGCCATGCTTCGTAGAGTGGCACCTGGAAGCCTTGAGGACTCCATTTTTGTCCTCCTTTCCGCTCCAAATTTCCAAGGGTCCACTCACCACGCGCCGCAATTTCCAATGCCTTCTATGTTGCTAAAACCATTCtcaccaaaataaatattgaactaaattataaattgttttttttttttttaattgtgtaacttattttttaaaatataattattttttttaaataccttTATTAGCATGAGAATTGAAACTGAGAGATCACAGGTTGgttagagagaaaaacgaaacattgttgTAAAAGTGTCTCCTTGAAACcggtgatatgtaatgagctaaaatggacaatatcgaatagtagtggacttgagctattacaagaaaaaataaataaaaagaatattgtaGGGTCTAAATTGTTCggttataaaaatatatatatttattatttattttagagtaaaaattataataaccACAAATTTTTACGAATATAAATgggatatttaaaaatataaagaataaaaataaaagaaaattaaaaataaaaataaaaaattgagaaggCTCGTGAGTGACCGGAATAGTGTAGAGCAAAGGCGAAGATGGGGGCCCATTGAGGATCCGGTTTGGCCGTCCGTTTTCGAGAAATTGAGTGAAAGGGACCTTTTAGTCTTTTCATACAGTTCAAAATGGTCCACGCGCGCGAGTGTCAGTCACCTACGCTTCCCAATTAACCACAGCCTCAACTCGCTGAACTCAGCGCGTGGGCATTTGACTAATGACGTGGCTGTTTATAATCATATTTACTTTTTGACAATAATTGTCGGGTTAATCCCCACCGTTTATTTTGTCAacgaaattattaaaaataaaataaaatgcatttaccccaaatatttaaaattaactatttGTTAAGTTGTAACATCaagtttcaattcttttaaattttaaaaaatgttaaataaataagtaaataatgaGAATTTTTAGCATTAAAGTAGacccatttttaaaaaatatttaagtacaataattatatttatgaaatttggtgtaTATTGGTGAAGCCATTAAACAAGATGCAAAAGAAGggatataatttaattgggTCCATATTGTTGGCTTAAAGAAGTAATATTAGGACTTGTTTTAGAGAAGGGCCAAATTTAATTGAGCATAATGTGATGGTTTGGCGAATAATTTGGTAATTAGTGATTAATGTAGGTGAAGGGACATCCACACGTGCTTATACAACTATACCAATTAATAGTAGGGTTTAATGCACGTAAAAGCAACTTAAAAACGGATGGGAAGTCTTGTGGCACGTGGCGACTAAATATCAAGTAGGTAAAAGTATAATCACGGttcgattttaattttgtaaacgTGTGTATGTTTAACTCTTTAActtggaaataataataatgaagtaAACGtctttttatttgtatatgtTCAATAAAGTAAATGTCTCATGAAACTAATTGAGATGTGTATGATATAAACCTCGAACATTCacgaatatttttaaaataattatgaagtCTAATATTGATAGAGAGCATATACTCATAGGATTATAATTTGAANTATGCATGGATTAAGTTTTTTCGTAGTATTCTTTCAACCTCAGCTATAATGGAAATTGTTATAAGTTTTTATAGACTTAAAGAAAAATtcgttaaaatttaaacaaaagcccgtctagctcagttggtagagcgcaaggctcttaaccttgtggtcgtgggttcgagcCCCACGGTGGgcgtttttaattaatttttatttttctagaaAAACCTTCATAATTTTGGTTAAATAgttgttttaattaatgatatattattgtttgaattttacatttcaatcaattatgaGTTGAGGGTGAAAAAATGATTTCTTATTTCCTTCATGTTTTCTACAGCCCCTGAAATGCATCTAAAATTTCTTGgacaaagagagaaaaacaatggAAGAGCATCATAAAGAGAGGAGAGGCTGCTAAAATTGCTTGATATGATGATCGATCTTCATAACATGTTTCCAACTCAccattaaatgtttaaattacaAGAAGAACCAACATCTCTGGTTTTCAGTCCCAAACAAATTCCCATCTCAAATGACTCAACTTTCAAGTTAAATCATTCATAATCACTCGGACAAACTTGGAACTTATTTTGCCTTTTTATTCAAACTCATGGGGCCAACTCAAAATTTGCATTCAAAAGATGAAGAACTTCACCCAGCGTTGATACTTTAAAATCTGGCTCCAGATCCATGTTGGCGTAATGCTCCGAGTTGTATCGTCCTGTTTCGTCTAGCAAACATGTGAACGCTCCTGCCTGCTTCCCACATCCAACCTGAATTATAAGAAACGAAGACGTATGAACGAATGGACTAGAAAAGAGTAAATCCGTTGAAAGCCAAACAGAAAACGATACACTCACGTCATCTCGGAGGCTATCGCCGATCATAATTACTTCATTAGGCAGGACATCCCAAGAAGAGCAGATATGAAGTAGGGGAGCGGGATTTGGTTTATAATAACCAAATTCCCTGCTTAATGCTGGATGAAAAGTCCACTGCAGCAATAGTAAGAAAAAGTTACAACCaaagataaaattttcatttgctCATAGGAAGCAGTTTCATCAAGAAATGAAGTGAGGATACGCAGAAAATATATATCGACGTACTCCTATCTGCATATTTTGGAACAAAAGGATGTGCTAGTACAAGTTTACAACAAGAGGTATCTAAAAAAGTAGTTTGATCccacaaaaaagaagagattCTTCCTAATCAAAGAAGATCATTTTGTTCTATCGTTCCatgaagcccaaagaaaaacaccaGCAAAATTCAACCATAGAATTTAGCTTGCTTCTTGAACAGATACCCCTATGAGCaagaaaatacagagagacagagaagATAAATAGAAGGGGAATTTTTCACATTAGGTGAACTAGAGTACTGAAAAGCCCAGATGTCAGAAGAAGCTAGAAAGACCTCAATTTCTAAGACCATAGGCCCGTAGTGATTTACCGAGAGGCTGCTAGTAACCCAAGACGTGAAATGCAGCCAGTTTATACAAATAATGTTAAAGGGTGAAACATCTACGGAGGGGCCTTCTTAGAGACTGAAATTTCCTATGTACTAATGCCCCAAGAAGGTAACAACGAGTGTTGGAGCTAATGGGATGCGATAAGGCAACCCTTAATTATGGAATGATTAAGACAGCGCAGTTCATATTAGGATGCCTGAACAAGACAGATGAAATCAAGCGCCTACTGGTTGAATGAGGATGAAAGCCTTATTAGAGTATCGTAAGCTCTAAGAAAATGCACTATTGTGGTTGTGATAAGGAGAAATCTCATGTTTTTAGTTTCTCATTCTATTGCAATGGAAGACTACATTGGGGAACGAATTAAAAGCTCAAAATTTACTCCAATTCCAAACATAATAAGAAAGAATCCAGCTGCAAGTccgaaaattaaaaacataacaGATGGCTGTAAATTGTAACTATAATTAGCAGAGAGCCTTATaaggaaaatcaaatttagctgtaaattgtaattaaaatttgcagAGAGTGCTGTAAGAAAAATCGAACTTACACCAAAACGCTGATGAAAAATATCGACAGCTTCCTTTATATTGCGAGTAATTAATCCCCTCCTGAAATGTAACATATTGAcattataaatacaaaaaagggAAACAGAAAGTAAAGATATTACCACATCATATGCACAACAACGTATCTATTGCGCAAGTGCACAATTTTTCTGTTTATCatctttaattcttttgtaaacatcaaataaattgaacaaCGGAGTAGACACAAATTGATCAATTAGTTTGGTTCAAACCCATATGCAGTAAATTCAGAAATTTCGCTTTAACAtctattttctaataaattcacAGGACACCCGAGATATTCTAATGAGACTATACTAGATAAATTTACAAGAATCACATTATGTTGAAACTTTatcttccttctcctcctcttccacttgtttctttgtttctttctttccagaTAAATTAAAAGGCACCACCATGTGTGTTTTGTGTGGGTTGGGGGAGGGGTATGATTCAACCAACTTTTAATTATGTCACAGGAACATAGCTGCAGATGATTCACGAGAAAACAGTAGCTCAACTACAGTCAAGGAAAGAGCTGGCAGACATGCTGGTTACAAAATGCAAGCCACCATAAGTTACAgtgaaggaagaagacgaagaagacgaagaaacTGTTTACCTTATATTCTTGGAATCGAGAAAGGTACAAAGCTCCGCAGCACCTGCACGTATAATCATCAAGAATTTGGTTGAGATAGCCAAAGACCTAACTTTTCACAATAAAAGTAACATGGAATCTCAAGAGTAAACTCCCCCATCTATTTAAGCAGTTGAAACAAGGGTGTTAGCGATCAGAAActtgtaaataaaaacaatcaaatcaaCACAAGGTAACCGAAAGCAGATGATAAATTGGGGGGGGGGGNNNNNNNNNNNNNNNNNNNNNNNNNNNNNNNNNNNNNNNNNNNNNNNNNNNNNNNNNNNNNNNNNNNNNNNNNNNNNNNNNNNNNNNNNNNNNNNNNNNNNNNNNNNNNNNNNNNNNNNNNNNNNNNNNNNNNNNNNNNNNNNNNNNNNNNNNNNNNNNNNNNNNNNNNNNNNNNNNNNNNNNNNNNNNNNNNNNNNNNNNNNNNNNNNNNNNNNNNNNNNNGGGGGGGGGCGTGGAAAGAACGCTAGAAGCTCAAAGAAGCTAAGCCAGCCCGGTACTGACCGGGCATAATTTGCAGGCGGTCAATTCCCTGGCGCTCGAAATCGGCGATTACCTCATACGCCCTCCGCTGCTTCTCGGGTGCCCAACTCTGAATAATGTGCAAAATATCGATTCCTGATGGGTTTAAAGACTTAATTCTGACATACTCCTCATCGCCGAGCACAGATTTATGCATAGCAGCGAAATCAATGACGGGTACTGTGAGGGTTCCGTCCATGTCGAAGACCACCCCCCGGAGGCGCCCCCGGGGGGCAGAGACGGTAGAGGAGAAATTGGGCATGGGAAATGAATAGCGGTGCGGAGAAGAGGGGTGGTGGCATGATGAGTAAAGTGATAGCGTTGAGTGAATGGTGGAGAAAGCAGACAGGAGGAAGATCCGATTGCGGCCCGCAGCCCGACATATCGGGTTGAATACTGGGctccatttcaatttcaacaatCCTGACGACGATAACCTCATAATCCCCATTTTCCAGAAATTGGTGAAGCCGTTCTCAAATTAGGTCTTTTATCTCTgtcattttttagaaattctgtacaaaattaatatttttatctctAATAGACTTTTAAATCTAGTGGGTAagattatttttgaaacattagTTAATAACTAATTAGTGAGTGGTAACTAGTATAAAATAAGTATACATCCCCAAAGTGATTATTACAAAAACACGGTTGATATTAGAGAAGTGTTAACCTCTGAAACAAGAGAGTCCACTTCGAATTGAATCACCCAGTCCAAGACTTATACTTCTTTGGGAGATACCCAACGGTTTGGGTGCGTTGTTGTCCATGGCCTCGGTGGCAGTGGCTTCTAAAGAACGCTAGAACCCCACGACAAGACTGTACAAAACAATTTAGAAATCGAGTTGAGGTCAAGGAGCATTTTGAGGTGACTTAgacatttttgtttcctttatCACACTAGTATTGCTTTAGCATTAAAAATAATGCATTTTAGTCACGTTTGAACTTGGTCAATTCATCAACTATGAAAGTATAGTTTGTTCTTTAGACCCACCCTTTTTATATTCAACAATTGGGGTAATACCTAAGCATCAACTTCTACGATACTTTCTTGAGAATGATTATTGATTCGATAGATTAAACTATTATAAGTTAATGACAACGTACTAGTAAAATAAtactttaaaacaaaataatgaaaattcaCTTTTAATGACGTTTGACAGGACACTAaacctttaaacttttagcATGACAGAAGAAGTTAGTTTCTAATCTTGCAGCATATATGACATAGaacaaataaatggaaatagaacaaataaatggaaatagaacaaataaatggaaagaatatcaattttaaagcTGAAGATATTAAACATGACAAAAGTGTACAATTAGCCCAAGTTGACAAGTGAATGAAAGAATTTAAAGCGCAAGAACATAGTCAAAATTGTCGAGCAAAGTTTCTGTTTAGTATATCTTACTTGACAAGCAGCCCATTGAATGAGTCATGAAGGTTTGAGCTTTAAACCATCTACTCTCTGTCAATACCCTCAACTCCATGGTTCATCTTTTAGTAATTCTGCCGAAATCAAGCAgagaatcaaatgaaaaacgATGGCAAAATGATGCAACTAGTGGAACATTTGGTTCAGGAATTTCGTCGAACAGTTTGAATGCAACCACTTCCAATGAACCAAAAACATTCCAGTTGAATACGAGACCACTTCAAAAATCAAACAGAAACTAAACCAAGCAGCTCATACAATAAATTCAGGACTAATTTCAGCCATTTTCTTTGCACGATGGATTAGAAACCaaacaatcttaaaaaaaaaaacctaaaatgtttatattgaaaaatcgAATTACGAGAGTCAAAGCAAATTAAAAGTAGTTTGGAGGCTTAAGATTCAGAAAGTAAACTACAACTCACGATCAAATTTGCTAACCTTCTTCATCGCCACCGGCAGCATTGCCGGAGTTTGCAGGCGGAGCTATCGCTCACTGTTTACACGATTTTTGTGGGTCGAAATATGTTTTTGGtttccatctttttttaataaatcttaatttcaaactaacattaaaattatttgctcaataattttaacttcatcctgttaaattttaaagttttaaattcagtttgtatctaataatcctttccatttaaaaaatatatatatatatatatatatacttttaattatttaaatttagaaaataattaaaaatctctccactttcaatttattttttcaaaataacttatttaaaattaaaatataaatagcaaatataaaaatctaataaataattatttttaatcctacctttatattaataattatttttatatgatcTATTTTCTTCGACAATAACTAATgtcttaataattttaatctatAGATCAACGTTCTTAtcattactatatttttaaaattttaaaaataatataaagagAAACAATGAACCGACATCCATGGTATCAATcgcttaatttatttatttcgacattataactttttttacaattttgtcCCTTTTGACCTTCGAAATAGTCAATTGTCAATTAATTCACGAAATGAATGACGTGGACTCAAAGGTAATTGTGCAAACATGTATACCATGATTTGGAATCTTAACCATATTTAATGGTTCCGATGTTCATCCCCT is part of the Cucurbita pepo subsp. pepo cultivar mu-cu-16 chromosome LG03, ASM280686v2, whole genome shotgun sequence genome and encodes:
- the LOC111791558 gene encoding probable folate-biopterin transporter 9, chloroplastic, with the translated sequence MICSLIAPDFPFPSLKPTFPRSPRRPPLYFPKHILCLHHRNPNIFENPSKPTGIFINTLVESNPGHVLYREAKKREGNGRKREFPLVGSYQMLLLCGLGYWVQGFRCFPWLALNFHMAHYLNLHPSILQLVQNSGNLPMVAKPLYGILSDALYIGGARRVPYVSIGVLLQVLSWGFLALIPVAGEALPALMACVLLSNLGASITEVAKDALVAEFGQTNKICGLQSYTFMALAVGGVLGNFLGGYNLLSSPPRKMFLLFSILLSLQLSISSATREESLGLLQLPEPDVHGKSIMENVRNQMSDLVTAIRDPSIFRPLAWIVASIAMVPLLTGSIFCYQTQCLHLDPSIIGMSRVVSQLVLLSVTVLYDRYWKRVSMKKLIGMVQILYASSFLLDIVLVNQINLKLGISNELFALCFSGLAETIAQFKLLPFSVLFASLSPKGCEGSLISFFASAVCLSSIVGGFFGIGLASLIGIRSGNYSSLPVGILIQFIAALLPLICIHFVPTTSPVVEREKKRIVSRRSRRNRRVGRVVYSDSVYVYRRERESEMQG
- the LOC111791463 gene encoding haloacid dehalogenase-like hydrolase domain-containing protein At2g33255, producing the protein MGIMRLSSSGLLKLKWSPVFNPICRAAGRNRIFLLSAFSTIHSTLSLYSSCHHPSSPHRYSFPMPNFSSTVSAPRGRLRGVVFDMDGTLTVPVIDFAAMHKSVLGDEEYVRIKSLNPSGIDILHIIQSWAPEKQRRAYEVIADFERQGIDRLQIMPGAAELCTFLDSKNIRRGLITRNIKEAVDIFHQRFGWTFHPALSREFGYYKPNPAPLLHICSSWDVLPNEVIMIGDSLRDDVGCGKQAGAFTCLLDETGRYNSEHYANMDLEPDFKVSTLGEVLHLLNANFELAP